One Poecile atricapillus isolate bPoeAtr1 chromosome 32, bPoeAtr1.hap1, whole genome shotgun sequence DNA window includes the following coding sequences:
- the RABAC1 gene encoding LOW QUALITY PROTEIN: prenylated Rab acceptor protein 1 (The sequence of the model RefSeq protein was modified relative to this genomic sequence to represent the inferred CDS: deleted 1 base in 1 codon), which yields MAEPKPLPQELLFNPESDPRAGLGRLSPPGWVRQRLEEIWGGVRPWGSFLDQRRFGVPRDFGELCRRLGHNAERFQSNYLILFLGLVLYCLLTSPLLLVALGVFVGAAVAVRLRAREAPLVILGRELGPAHQLGVAGGVSLPLFWLAGAGAAVFWVLGAALVFLGSHGAFRQPEPPESPELQMEPV from the exons ATGGCCGAGCCCAAGCcccttccccaggagctcctgtTCAACCCCGAGAGCGACCCCCGGGCGGGGCTGGGCAG GCTGTCCCCCCCCGGCTGGGTCCGGCAGCGCCtggaggaaatttggggaggggtccggCCCTGGGGGTCCTTCCTGGACCAGCGGCGCTTCGGGGTCCCCCGGGATTTCGGGGAGCTCTGCCGGAGGCTGGGGCACAACGCGGAGAGATTCCAGAGCAACTACCTGATCCTGTTCCTGGGGCTGGTCCTGTACTGCCT gcTCACGTCCCCGCTGCTCTTGGTCGCTCTCGGGGTTTTTGTCGGGGCC GCGGTCGCCGTTCGGCTCCGGGCCAGGGAGGCGCCACTGGTGATACTGG GCCGGGAGCTGGGCCCCGCCCACCAGTTGGGTGTGGCCGGGGGGGTTTCGCTGCCGCTGTTCTGGCTGGCGGGGGCGGGGGCTGCCGTCTTCTGGGTGCTGG gggctgctctggtgtttttggggtcccacgGCGCGTTTCGGCAACCGGAGCCCCCCGAGAGCCCCGAGCTGCAGATGGAGCCTGTCTGA
- the ATP1A3 gene encoding LOW QUALITY PROTEIN: sodium/potassium-transporting ATPase subunit alpha-3 (The sequence of the model RefSeq protein was modified relative to this genomic sequence to represent the inferred CDS: deleted 1 base in 1 codon): MGDKGGDKESPKKGKSKTRDLDDLKKEVAMTEHKMSIEEVCRKYNTDCVQGLTHSKAQEILARDGPNALTPPPTTPEWVKFCRQLFGGFSILLWIGAILCFLAYGIQAGTEDEPSNDNLYLGIVLAAVVIITGCFSYYQEAKSSKIMESFKNMVPQQALVIREGEKMQVNAEEVVVGDLVEVKGGDRVPADLRIISAHGCKVDNSSLTGESEPQTRSPDCTHDNPLETRNITFFSTNCVEGTARGVVIATGDRTVMGRIATLASGLEVGKTPIAVEIEHFIQLITGVAVFLGISFFILSLILGYTWLEAVIFLIGIIVANVPEGLLATVTVCLTLTAKRMARKNCLVKNLEAVETLGSTSTICSDKTGTLTQNRMTVAHMWFDNQIHEADTTEDQSGTAFDKSSPTWVALSHIAGLCNRAVFKGGQENVPILKRDVAGDASESALLKCIELSSGSVKVMRERNKKVAEIPFNSTNKYQLSIHETEDPNDNRYLLVMKGAPERILDRCSTILLQGKEQPLDEEMKEAFQNAYLELGGLGERVLGFCHFYLPEEQYPKGFAFDCDDVNFATDNLCFVGLMSMIDPPRAAVPDAVGKCRSAGIKVIMVTGDHPITAKAIAKGVGIISEGNETVEDIAARLNIPVSQVNPRDAKACVIHGTDLKDMSSEQIDEILQNHTEIVFARTSPQQKLIIVEGCQRQGAIVAVTGDGVNDSPALKKADIGVAMGIAGSDVSKQAADMILLDDNFASIVTGVEEGRLIFDNLKKSIAYTLTSNIPEITPFLLFIMANIPLPLGTITILCIDLGTDMVPAISLAYEAAESDIMKRQPRNPRSDKLVNERLISMAYGQIGMIQALGGFFAYFVILAENGFLPSCLVGIRLRWDDRTINDLEDSYGQQWTYEQRKVVEFTCHTAFFVSIVVVQWADLIICKTRRNSVFQQGMKNKILIFGLFEETALAAFLSYCPGMDVALRMYPLKPSWWFCAFPYSFLIFVYDEIRKLILRRNPGGWVEKETYY; the protein is encoded by the exons atgGGG GACAAGGGGGGCGACAAGGAGTCCCCCAAAAAGGGCAAGAGCAAGACCCGGGACCTCGATGACCTCAAGAAGGAGGTGGCCATG ACCGAGCACAAGATGTCGATCGAGGAGGTCTGCAGGAAATACAACACCGACTGCGTCCAG GGTCTGACCCACAGCAAGGCGCAGGAGATCCTGGCCCGGGACGGTCCCAACGCGCTGACGCCGCCTCCCACCACCCCCGAGTGGGTCAAGTTCTGCCGGCAGCTCTTCGGGGgcttctccatcctcctgtgGATCGGCGCCATCCTCTGTTTCCTGGCCTACGGGATCCAGGCGGGAACCGAGGACGAACCTTCCAACGACAAC ctgTACCTGGGCATCGTTTTGGCCGCTGTCGTCATCATCACCGGCTGCTTCTCCTACTACCAGGAGGCCAAGAGCTCCAAAATCATGGAATCCTTCAAAAATATGGTGCCCCAG CAAGCCCTGGTGATCCGGGAGGGGGAGAAGATGCAGGTGAACGCCGAGGAGGTCGTGGTTGGGGACCTGGTGGAGGTCAAGGGCGGCGACCGAGTCCCCGCCGACCTCAGGATCATCTCTGCCCACGGCTGCAAG GTGGACAACTCCTCCCTGACGGGCGAGTCGGAGCCGCAGACGCGCTCGCCCGACTGCACCCACGACAACCCCCTGGAGACGCGGAACATCACCTTCTTCTCCACCAACTGCGTCGAGG gCACGGCCCGCGGCGTGGTGATCGCCACGGGCGACCGGACGGTGATGGGGCGCATCGCCACGCTGGCCTCGGGGCTGGAGGTGGGCAAGACGCCGATCGCGGTGGAGATCGAGCACTTCATCCAGCTCATCACCGGCGTCGCCGTCTTCCTCGGCAtctccttcttcatcctctCCCTCATCCTCGGCTACACCTGGCTCGAGGCCGTCATCTTCCTCATCGGCATCATCGTGGCCAACGTGCCCGAGGGGCTGCTGGCCACCGTCACG gtgtgccTGACGCTGACCGCCAAGCGCATGGCGCGCAAGAACTGCCTGGTGAAGAACCTGGAGGCCGTGGAGACCCTGGGCTCCACCTCCACCATCTGCTCCGACAAGACCGGGACCCTCACCCAGAACCGCATGACCGTGGCCCACATGTGGTTCGACAACCAGATCCACGAGGCCGACACCACCGAGGACCAGTCCG gcaCTGCCTTCGACAAGAGCTCGCCCACCTGGGTGGCCCTGAGCCACATCGCGGGGCTCTGCAACCGCGCCGTGTTCAAGGGAGGCCAGGAAAACGTCCCCATCCTCAAG CGGGACGTGGCCGGGGACGCCTCGGAGTCGGCGCTGCTGAAATGCATCGAGCTCTCCTCGGGCTCCGTCAAGGTGATGAGGGAGAGGAACAAGAAAGTGGCCGAGATCCCCTTCAACTCCACCAACAAATACCAG CTCTCCATCCACGAGACCGAGGATCCCAACGACAACCGGTACCTGCTGGTGATGAAGGGCGCTCCCGAGCGCATCCTGGACCGCTGCTCCACCATCCTGCTGCAGGGCAAGGAGCAGCCGCTGGATGAGGAGATGAAGGAAGCGTTCCAGAACGCCTACCTGGAGCTGGGCGGGCTCGGGGAGAGGGTGCTCG GTTTTTGCCACTTTTACCTGCCGGAGGAGCAGTACCCCAAAGGCTTCGCCTTCGACTGCGACGACGTCAACTTCGCCACCGACAACCTTTGCTTCGTGGGGCTGATGTCCATGATCGacccgccccgcgccgccgtGCCCGACGCCGTGGGCAAATGCCGCAGTGCCGGCATCAAG gtgaTCATGGTGACCGGGGACCACCCCATCACGGCCAAGGCCATCGCCAAAGGCGTCGGGATCATCTCCGAGGGCAACGAGACCGTGGAGGACATCGCGGCCCGGCTCAACATCCCCGTCAGCCAGGTGAAccccag GGACGCCAAGGCGTGCGTGATCCACGGCACGGACCTGAAGGACATGAGCTCGGAGCAGATCGATGAGATCCTGCAGAACCACACCGAGATCGTCTTCGCCCGCACCTCCCCCCAGCAGAAGCTCATCATCGTCGAGGGCTGCCAGAGACAG ggcgcCATCGTGGCGGTGACAGGTGACGGCGTCAACGACTCCCCGGCGCTGAAGAAAGCCGACATCGGGGTGGCCATGGGCATCGCCGGCTCCGACGTGTCCAAGCAGGCGGCCGACATGATCCTGCTGGACGACAACTTCGCCTCCATCGTCACCGGCGTGGAGGAgg GGAGGTTGATTTTTGATAACCTGAAGAAGTCGATCGCCTACACGCTGACCAGCAACATCCCCGAGATCACCCCGTTCCTGCTCTTCATCATGGCCAACATCCCCCTGCCCCTGGGCACCATCACCATCCTCTGCATCGACCTGGGCACCGACATG GTCCCGGCCATCTCGCTGGCCTACGAGGCGGCCGAGAGCGACATCATGAAACGGCAGCCGCGCAACCCCCGCTCCGACAAGCTGGTCAACGAGCGCCTCATCAGCATGGCCTACGGCCAGATCG GGATGATCCAGGCTCTGGGCGGGTTCTTCGCCTACTTCGTGATCCTGGCGGAGAACGGCTTCCTGCCCTCGTGCCTGGTGGGGATCCGGCTGCGCTGGGACGACCGCACCATCAACGACCTGGAGGACTCCTACGGGCAGCAGTGG ACCTACGAGCAGCGCAAGGTGGTGGAGTTCACGTGCCACACCGCGTTCTTCGTCAGCATCGTGGTGGTGCAGTGGGCGGATCTGATCATCTGCAAAACCCGGCGCAACTCCGTCTTCCAGCAGGGCATGAA gaataaAATCCTGATTTTCGGGCTTTTCGAGGAGACGGCGCTGGCGGCGTTCCTGTCCTACTGTCCCGGCATGGACGTGGCGCTGCGCATGTACCCCCTGAa GCCCAGCTGGTGGTTCTGCGCCTTCCCCTACAGCTTCCTCATCTTCGTCTAC GACGAGATCCGCAAACTCATCCTGCGCCGCAACCCCGGCG GTTGGGTGGAGAAAGAAACCTACTACtga